The following are encoded together in the Bradyrhizobium sp. CCGUVB1N3 genome:
- a CDS encoding ligase-associated DNA damage response exonuclease, producing the protein MRPQDILLPTAAGLCCRPGGFHIDPVRPVERAVITHGHSDHARAGHGAVLATQETLDMMRLRYGENFAGTTQAIGYGEEIRLGDVKVKFHPAGHVLGSAQIAVTCQDTCIVASGDYKDAADPTCAPFELVPCDVFITEATFGLPVFRHGDASAEVRKLLASVALFPERAHLVGAYSLGKAQRVIALLREAGYDAPIHLHGAMETITHYYQSRGVELGELRPVKGTKKADLAGTITLAPPSATSDIWTRRFPDPVTAFASGWMRVRARARQGGVELPLVISDHADWDGLTATIAATGAGEIWVTHGQEDALVHWCRTKGLRAQPLDLVGYGDEEETETPLAGEAEA; encoded by the coding sequence ATGCGCCCGCAAGACATCCTGTTGCCAACTGCTGCCGGCCTGTGCTGCAGGCCGGGCGGCTTCCATATCGATCCTGTCCGCCCGGTCGAGCGCGCCGTAATCACCCACGGCCATTCCGACCATGCGCGTGCCGGCCACGGCGCCGTGCTGGCGACGCAGGAGACGCTGGACATGATGCGCCTGCGCTACGGCGAGAATTTTGCCGGCACGACGCAAGCGATCGGCTATGGCGAGGAGATCCGGCTCGGCGACGTCAAGGTGAAGTTTCACCCCGCGGGCCACGTGCTGGGCTCAGCGCAGATCGCGGTGACCTGTCAGGACACCTGCATCGTCGCCTCCGGCGATTACAAGGACGCAGCTGATCCGACCTGCGCGCCGTTCGAACTGGTGCCCTGCGACGTCTTCATCACCGAGGCAACGTTCGGTCTGCCGGTGTTTCGCCACGGCGATGCGTCCGCCGAGGTGAGGAAGCTGCTCGCCTCCGTGGCGCTGTTTCCGGAGCGCGCGCATCTCGTCGGCGCCTATTCGCTCGGCAAGGCGCAGCGCGTGATCGCGCTGCTCCGCGAGGCGGGCTACGACGCGCCGATCCACCTGCACGGCGCGATGGAGACGATCACGCATTATTATCAGAGCCGCGGCGTCGAGCTCGGCGAGCTGCGCCCAGTGAAGGGCACGAAGAAAGCCGATCTCGCTGGCACTATTACGCTGGCCCCGCCCTCCGCCACCTCCGATATCTGGACGCGGCGGTTTCCCGATCCGGTCACGGCATTTGCTTCGGGCTGGATGCGCGTACGCGCGCGGGCGCGGCAGGGCGGCGTGGAATTGCCGCTGGTGATTTCCGATCACGCCGATTGGGACGGCCTCACGGCGACGATTGCTGCGACCGGCGCCGGCGAAATCTGGGTCACCCACGGCCAGGAAGACGCGCTGGTGCATTGGTGCAGAACTAAGGGATTGCGGGCCCAGCCGCTCGATCTCGTCGGCTATGGCGATGAGGAGGAGACCGAGACGCCGCTTGCAGGCGAGGCCGAGGCATGA
- a CDS encoding class I SAM-dependent methyltransferase: MPLRLFLSSGDLMADRRFEFARDLQLKGDLPAAADLLEQAIELAPNFTSAWFTLGEIRGQLGERDKAIAAFREARRSDPGDQHGAGLHLMRLGDEQLSEMPKAYVQALFDQYAPRFEHALINDLGYRAPSLIFKAVLAARVAAKKPAFFKRAIDLGCGTGLAASAFAKQVDHFIGIDLSPGMIKEARATGLYAELEVADMIEGLCSEPDGSANLIVAADAFVYLSDLAPVLMEARRVLAAGGTLAFTLETHDGSGVILGDGLRYAHAAEYVRGAIAKAGFKLLTLEPASPRNENNEPVRGLVVVAEKT; encoded by the coding sequence ATGCCCCTGCGCCTGTTCCTGTCCTCCGGCGATCTGATGGCCGACCGCCGTTTCGAGTTCGCGCGCGACCTCCAGCTCAAGGGGGATTTGCCGGCCGCGGCCGATCTGTTGGAGCAGGCGATCGAGCTCGCGCCGAACTTCACTTCGGCCTGGTTCACGCTCGGCGAAATCCGCGGGCAGCTCGGCGAGCGCGACAAGGCGATCGCGGCGTTTCGAGAAGCGCGCCGATCCGATCCCGGTGACCAGCACGGTGCCGGCCTGCATCTGATGCGGCTCGGTGACGAGCAATTATCGGAGATGCCCAAGGCCTATGTGCAGGCGCTGTTCGATCAATACGCGCCGCGTTTCGAGCATGCGCTGATCAACGATCTCGGCTATCGCGCCCCGTCACTGATCTTCAAGGCGGTGCTGGCGGCGCGCGTCGCGGCGAAGAAGCCGGCCTTCTTCAAGCGCGCGATCGATCTCGGCTGCGGCACGGGGCTCGCTGCCAGTGCCTTCGCCAAGCAGGTCGACCATTTCATCGGCATTGATCTTTCGCCCGGCATGATCAAGGAGGCGCGCGCCACCGGCCTCTATGCCGAGTTGGAAGTCGCCGACATGATCGAGGGCCTGTGCAGCGAACCGGACGGGAGCGCGAATCTAATCGTAGCTGCGGATGCGTTTGTGTATCTGTCCGATCTCGCGCCGGTGTTGATGGAGGCGAGACGGGTGCTGGCAGCCGGAGGTACGCTCGCCTTCACGCTCGAGACGCATGACGGCAGCGGCGTCATTCTCGGCGACGGATTGCGCTATGCCCATGCCGCGGAATATGTGCGCGGCGCCATCGCGAAGGCAGGCTTCAAGCTCCTGACGCTGGAGCCGGCCTCGCCACGCAACGAGAACAACGAGCCGGTGCGCGGCCTCGTCGTCGTTGCCGAGAAAACTTGA
- a CDS encoding ABC transporter substrate-binding protein — protein MTKNPSRRDFSVGAFATIAASTLPAPYVWAAEKKYDAGASDTEIKIGQTVPHSGPGSLYGVLGRVGEAYFQMLNEKGGINGRKVKFLTMDDAYSAPKCVEATRRLVEQEEVLALYGSLGTAPQTAVHKYLNSKGVPQLLLNTGASKWNNPKEFKWTMAGLPLYPTEARILAKHVIGVKPNARIGILYQNDDFGRDFLGPFKKVLADAGGTAQVILEQTYDLTDPTIDSQLINLSKSGADVFYNISTGKASSQSIRKAAELGWKPLQLLSAGSTGKSILSAAGFENASGIVAIRYSKDAGPGPWENDKDVVAFDTLRKNYLPSIDPDNTTAYAGYGQAVSMGEILRRCGDELTRENVLKQAANLKGFHSPFFLDGVDYSYTPNDYTPMKTLFISTFNGKDWQVSDKPVTE, from the coding sequence ATGACAAAAAATCCATCGCGGCGCGATTTCAGCGTCGGCGCATTTGCAACGATCGCAGCCTCGACCTTGCCGGCGCCCTATGTCTGGGCGGCTGAGAAGAAATATGATGCGGGCGCCAGCGACACCGAGATCAAGATCGGTCAGACCGTGCCGCATTCCGGCCCCGGCTCGCTCTATGGCGTGCTGGGTCGCGTTGGCGAAGCCTATTTCCAGATGCTGAACGAGAAGGGCGGCATCAACGGGCGCAAGGTCAAGTTCCTCACCATGGATGATGCCTACAGCGCGCCGAAATGCGTCGAGGCGACGCGCAGGCTCGTGGAGCAGGAGGAGGTGCTCGCGCTCTACGGCTCGCTCGGCACCGCGCCGCAGACCGCCGTGCACAAATATCTGAATTCCAAGGGCGTGCCGCAGCTCCTGCTCAACACCGGCGCGTCGAAGTGGAACAATCCGAAGGAGTTCAAATGGACGATGGCGGGCCTGCCGCTCTATCCGACTGAAGCGCGCATCCTCGCCAAGCACGTTATCGGCGTGAAGCCGAACGCCAGGATCGGCATCCTCTATCAGAACGATGATTTCGGTCGCGACTTCCTCGGGCCGTTCAAGAAGGTGCTGGCGGATGCCGGCGGTACCGCGCAAGTGATCCTGGAGCAGACCTACGACCTGACCGACCCGACCATCGACTCCCAGCTCATCAATCTCTCCAAGTCGGGCGCCGACGTCTTCTACAACATCTCCACCGGCAAGGCGTCGTCGCAGTCGATTCGCAAGGCCGCCGAGCTCGGCTGGAAGCCGTTGCAACTGCTCTCCGCAGGCTCGACCGGCAAGTCGATTCTGAGTGCTGCCGGCTTCGAGAATGCATCCGGCATCGTCGCGATCCGCTATTCCAAGGACGCCGGCCCCGGCCCCTGGGAGAATGACAAGGACGTCGTCGCGTTCGACACGCTGCGGAAGAATTATCTCCCGAGCATCGATCCCGACAACACCACCGCCTATGCCGGTTACGGCCAGGCGGTGAGCATGGGCGAGATCCTGCGCCGCTGCGGCGACGAGCTCACGCGCGAAAATGTGCTCAAGCAGGCCGCAAACCTCAAGGGCTTCCATTCGCCCTTCTTCCTCGACGGCGTCGACTACAGCTACACGCCCAATGACTACACGCCGATGAAGACGCTGTTCATCTCGACCTTCAACGGCAAGGACTGGCAGGTCTCCGACAAGCCGGTGACGGAGTAG
- a CDS encoding ligase-associated DNA damage response DEXH box helicase: MPPRILTASAEPAALLPDRFQRWFAARGWSPRTHQLALLEKAREDRSALLIAPTGAGKTLAGFLPTLVELSSDADARPRSPQPAQSSSQALAPVAYPSPQPSPTRGEGAQQSALKRVISTGRAVQRTGGLHTLYISPLKALAVDIARNLERPIAEMGLPIKVETRTGDTPVSRRQRQRRYPPDILLTTPEQLALLLSSDDAPFLFSSLKRVVLDELHALVTSKRGDLLSLGLARLWRLAPDMRMIGLSATVAEPESLARFLMPQPGGKAAAADIVIAGGAATPIVEMLDTSERLPWAGHTARHALAEVYELIKANKTTLVFVNTRSQAEMLFQDLWRMNDDGLAIALHHGSLDVAQRRKVEDAMSAGKLRGVVCTSSLDLGVDWGDVDLVINIGAPKGCSRLMQRIGRANHRLDEASRAVLVPANRFEVLECRAAIDAIAENAQDTPPLRIGALDVLAQHVLGCACGEPFLSDELYDEVRTAATYADLSRQDFDDVVDFVATGGYALKTYERFARIKQDKQGRWRVANPKVRQSYRLNVGTIVEEPMLKVRLVRSRSTGTGSTGVIARGGRVLGEIEEYFIEGLSPGDTFVFGGEVVRYEALAEDQVYVSRAHDADPKVPSYMGGKFPLSTYLAERVRRLLDDKRAWGDLPEQVRDWLSLQKDVSRVPAVRELLVETFPRGNKHYLICYPFEGRLAHQTLGMLLTRRLERARARPLGFVANEYAVAIWGLGDASFMIRNGQLDLNALFDPDMLGDDLEAWLAESALMKRMFRNCALISGLIERRFTDEDKSRRQVLFSTDLVYDVLRKHQADHMLLRAARADAATGLLDLRRLGDMLARIHGHITHRELDHVSPLAVPVMLEIGRESVYGEAADELLAEAADELVKEAMS; encoded by the coding sequence GTGCCGCCCCGTATCCTCACCGCATCGGCCGAGCCGGCCGCGCTGTTGCCCGACCGCTTCCAGAGATGGTTCGCGGCCCGCGGCTGGTCGCCGCGCACGCATCAATTGGCGCTGCTGGAAAAGGCCCGGGAGGATCGCTCCGCGCTGCTGATCGCACCAACCGGCGCCGGCAAGACGCTGGCGGGATTTCTGCCGACGCTGGTGGAGCTTTCTTCCGACGCCGACGCAAGACCACGATCGCCGCAACCAGCTCAGTCGTCATCACAAGCGCTGGCGCCCGTGGCTTACCCCTCTCCCCAGCCCTCCCCCACAAGGGGGGAGGGAGCGCAGCAGAGCGCGTTGAAGCGGGTGATCTCCACCGGCCGCGCCGTTCAGCGCACCGGCGGTCTCCACACCCTCTACATCTCGCCGCTCAAAGCGCTCGCCGTCGATATCGCGCGCAATCTGGAACGGCCGATCGCGGAGATGGGGCTGCCGATCAAGGTCGAGACCCGCACCGGCGACACGCCGGTGTCGCGGCGGCAGCGCCAGCGTCGCTATCCGCCGGACATTCTGCTGACCACACCCGAGCAGCTCGCCTTGCTGCTCTCGTCCGACGATGCGCCGTTCCTGTTCTCCTCGCTCAAGCGCGTGGTGCTCGACGAACTGCATGCGCTGGTCACCTCCAAGCGCGGCGATCTGCTCTCGCTCGGGCTTGCGCGGCTGTGGCGGCTTGCGCCTGACATGCGCATGATCGGCCTGTCGGCGACGGTGGCCGAGCCGGAATCGCTGGCGCGCTTCCTGATGCCGCAACCGGGCGGCAAGGCGGCCGCCGCTGACATCGTCATCGCCGGCGGCGCGGCGACGCCGATCGTCGAGATGCTGGATACAAGCGAGCGCCTGCCCTGGGCCGGCCACACCGCGCGCCATGCGCTGGCCGAGGTCTACGAGCTGATCAAGGCGAACAAGACCACGCTCGTCTTCGTCAACACCCGCAGCCAGGCCGAGATGCTGTTCCAGGATCTGTGGCGCATGAACGACGACGGCCTTGCGATCGCGCTGCATCACGGCTCGCTCGACGTCGCGCAGCGCCGCAAGGTCGAGGATGCGATGTCGGCGGGAAAACTGCGCGGCGTGGTCTGCACCTCCTCGCTGGATCTCGGCGTCGATTGGGGCGACGTCGATCTCGTCATCAATATCGGCGCACCAAAGGGCTGCTCGCGCCTGATGCAGCGCATCGGCCGCGCCAACCACCGCCTCGATGAAGCTTCGCGCGCGGTGCTGGTGCCGGCCAACCGGTTCGAGGTGCTGGAGTGCCGCGCCGCAATCGATGCGATCGCGGAGAATGCGCAGGATACCCCACCCTTGCGCATCGGCGCGCTCGACGTGCTGGCCCAGCACGTCCTCGGCTGCGCCTGCGGCGAGCCGTTCCTGAGCGACGAGCTGTATGACGAGGTGCGCACCGCCGCGACTTACGCCGATCTGTCGCGGCAGGATTTCGACGACGTCGTCGATTTCGTCGCCACCGGCGGTTACGCGCTTAAGACCTATGAGCGCTTCGCCCGCATCAAGCAAGACAAGCAGGGCCGTTGGCGTGTCGCCAATCCAAAGGTGCGGCAGAGCTATCGCCTCAATGTCGGCACCATCGTCGAGGAGCCAATGCTCAAGGTGCGGCTGGTGCGCTCGCGCTCGACTGGTACCGGCTCGACCGGCGTGATCGCGCGCGGTGGCCGCGTGCTCGGCGAGATCGAGGAATATTTCATCGAGGGCCTGAGCCCAGGCGACACCTTCGTGTTCGGCGGCGAGGTGGTGCGCTACGAAGCGCTGGCCGAGGACCAGGTCTACGTCTCCCGCGCCCATGACGCGGATCCCAAGGTGCCGTCCTATATGGGCGGAAAATTTCCGCTGTCGACCTATCTGGCCGAGCGCGTGCGCCGGTTGCTGGATGACAAGCGCGCGTGGGGTGACCTGCCGGAGCAGGTGCGCGACTGGCTGTCATTGCAAAAGGATGTTTCACGCGTGCCGGCGGTGCGCGAGCTGCTGGTCGAAACTTTTCCGCGCGGCAACAAACACTATCTGATCTGCTATCCTTTCGAGGGCCGGCTCGCGCACCAGACGCTCGGCATGCTGCTGACGCGCCGGCTGGAGCGCGCCCGCGCCCGGCCGCTCGGTTTCGTCGCCAATGAATATGCGGTTGCGATCTGGGGGCTGGGTGATGCCTCCTTCATGATCCGCAATGGCCAGCTCGATCTCAACGCGTTGTTCGACCCTGATATGCTTGGCGACGACCTCGAGGCCTGGCTCGCCGAGTCCGCGCTGATGAAGCGCATGTTCCGCAATTGCGCGCTGATCTCCGGCCTGATCGAGCGCCGTTTCACGGACGAGGACAAGAGCCGGCGTCAGGTGCTGTTCTCGACCGACCTCGTCTACGACGTCCTGCGCAAGCACCAGGCCGATCACATGCTGTTGCGCGCCGCACGCGCCGATGCCGCGACCGGCCTGCTCGACCTGCGCCGGCTGGGGGACATGCTCGCGCGCATCCATGGTCACATCACGCACCGGGAACTCGACCACGTCTCTCCGCTCGCCGTCCCGGTGATGCTGGAAATCGGCCGCGAGTCAGTTTATGGCGAAGCTGCAGACGAGCTCCTGGCGGAGGCCGCCGACGAGCTTGTCAAAGAGGCGATGTCGTAG
- the pdeM gene encoding ligase-associated DNA damage response endonuclease PdeM, translated as MTEQAAISITSTRTLEIAGASFIADLSGALFWDAQRLLVVSDLHLEKGSSFAARGVLLPPYDTVATLSRLAVVIARHDPRIVIALGDSFHDRSAHERLSIEDRGAMASLQTGRDWIWISGNHDPALPRDLGGTVADEVAIGPIIFRHEPTGAHGEIAGHLHPKARVTARGRSMERRCFASDGMRAVMPAFGAYAGGLSIRDEAFARVFGARSFTAHLLGDRRVHAIAASRCC; from the coding sequence ATGACGGAGCAGGCGGCCATTTCGATCACGTCGACGCGCACGCTTGAGATTGCGGGCGCATCGTTCATTGCCGATCTCTCCGGCGCGCTGTTCTGGGACGCGCAGCGCCTGCTCGTCGTTTCCGACCTGCATCTCGAGAAAGGCTCGAGCTTCGCCGCGCGCGGCGTGCTGCTGCCGCCTTACGACACGGTTGCTACGCTCAGCCGTCTTGCGGTCGTGATCGCGCGGCACGATCCGCGAATTGTGATCGCGCTCGGCGACAGCTTTCATGATCGCAGCGCCCACGAGCGGCTGTCGATTGAGGATCGCGGCGCCATGGCCTCGCTCCAGACCGGCCGCGACTGGATCTGGATTTCGGGCAACCACGATCCGGCATTGCCGCGCGATCTCGGCGGCACGGTCGCGGACGAAGTCGCGATCGGCCCGATCATTTTCCGCCATGAGCCGACCGGCGCACATGGCGAGATCGCGGGCCATCTTCATCCCAAGGCGCGCGTCACCGCCCGCGGTCGTTCGATGGAGCGGCGCTGCTTCGCCTCCGACGGGATGCGCGCCGTAATGCCGGCCTTCGGCGCCTATGCCGGCGGCCTCAGCATCCGCGATGAAGCGTTCGCACGCGTGTTCGGCGCTCGCAGCTTCACCGCACATCTCCTCGGCGACCGCCGCGTCCACGCCATCGCAGCGTCGCGGTGTTGTTGA
- a CDS encoding LysR family transcriptional regulator — protein MLDLELLRSFVSVVDAGGFTRASERVHRTQSTVSQQIKRLEEDVGQMLLHRDGKDVRPTEAGERLLSYARRLLSLAEEARDVLSQPGSEGAIRLGIPEDFAAYRLAKLLGTFSRSHPGLRLDVRADQSRNLSRDLERGELDLALFKREAGEKGAIAVWPERVHWVTSKSHPIQADVSSVPLIGFPLGCLYRAGAIHALESAGRPWHMAYTSSSLAGIQAAVAAGMGLSILSEMAIQSDHRVLTAKDGFAPINKTEVALMASPDASPATLRLADRLAEFCDTVQAKAA, from the coding sequence ATGCTCGATCTCGAGCTCTTGCGCAGCTTCGTCTCGGTGGTCGATGCCGGCGGCTTCACCCGCGCGAGCGAGCGCGTCCATCGCACGCAATCGACGGTGAGCCAGCAGATCAAGCGGCTGGAAGAGGACGTCGGCCAAATGCTGCTGCACCGTGACGGCAAGGACGTGCGGCCGACGGAGGCGGGCGAACGGCTCTTGTCCTACGCGCGGCGACTGTTGTCGCTTGCCGAGGAGGCGCGCGACGTGCTCAGCCAGCCGGGCAGCGAAGGCGCGATCCGGCTCGGCATCCCCGAGGATTTCGCCGCCTATCGGCTGGCCAAGCTGCTCGGAACGTTCTCGCGCTCGCATCCGGGCCTGCGGCTGGACGTGCGCGCCGACCAGAGCAGGAACCTGTCCCGCGACCTCGAACGCGGCGAACTCGATCTTGCGCTGTTCAAGCGCGAGGCCGGCGAGAAGGGCGCGATCGCGGTATGGCCGGAGCGGGTGCACTGGGTGACCAGCAAGAGCCATCCGATTCAAGCCGACGTGTCGTCGGTGCCGCTGATCGGTTTTCCGCTCGGCTGCCTCTATCGCGCCGGCGCCATCCATGCGCTGGAAAGCGCCGGCCGGCCCTGGCACATGGCCTATACGTCATCGAGCCTCGCCGGCATCCAGGCGGCGGTTGCCGCCGGCATGGGGTTGAGCATTTTGTCGGAGATGGCGATCCAGTCCGATCACCGCGTGCTGACGGCGAAGGACGGCTTTGCGCCGATCAACAAGACCGAAGTCGCGCTGATGGCCTCGCCGGACGCCAGCCCAGCCACGTTGCGACTGGCGGATCGGCTCGCCGAGTTCTGCGATACGGTGCAGGCGAAGGCGGCGTGA
- a CDS encoding DMT family transporter: MSLAPSIAVPRSRFNPLPLYIGLFCLLWSFAFVAGKIGVTDCPPLILLAARFSLAGILILGVSPLRRDAWDMTWRDAAMFAVLGIANNALYLGLGYTGLQSVSAGLGGLIVSANPVFTAALAALLLGEGMTWRKASGLLLGVLGVAFIVWHHLAVGTDSLHGIVFTLASLASIVAGTILFKLFAPKGSLWIGNGIQNIAAGIVLTPIALGFADIHAIQFTPGLIGAFTFLVLGGSILAYLLWFHLLKVCGATAASAYHFLMPPLGMLFAFLVLGEHVEARDLLGIVPVAIGIYLVTRPAQSAAIKPVS; the protein is encoded by the coding sequence ATGTCGCTCGCCCCCTCGATCGCCGTCCCCCGCAGCCGCTTCAATCCGCTGCCGCTTTACATCGGCCTGTTCTGCCTGCTCTGGAGCTTTGCCTTCGTCGCCGGCAAGATCGGCGTCACCGACTGCCCGCCGCTGATCCTGCTCGCGGCGCGCTTTTCGCTCGCCGGCATCCTGATCCTCGGCGTCTCGCCGCTGCGTCGCGATGCCTGGGACATGACCTGGCGCGACGCCGCAATGTTTGCCGTGCTCGGTATCGCCAACAACGCGCTCTATCTCGGCCTCGGCTATACCGGCCTGCAATCGGTCTCCGCCGGCCTCGGCGGCTTGATCGTCTCGGCCAATCCGGTGTTCACGGCGGCACTCGCCGCGCTGCTGCTCGGCGAGGGCATGACCTGGCGCAAGGCGAGCGGCCTCCTGCTCGGCGTCCTGGGGGTTGCCTTCATCGTCTGGCATCACCTCGCGGTCGGCACCGACAGCCTGCACGGAATCGTCTTCACGCTGGCTTCGCTCGCCTCCATCGTCGCCGGCACCATCCTGTTCAAGCTGTTCGCGCCGAAGGGGAGCTTGTGGATCGGCAACGGCATCCAGAACATCGCGGCCGGAATCGTGCTCACGCCGATCGCGCTCGGCTTCGCCGACATCCACGCAATTCAATTCACGCCCGGCCTCATTGGCGCCTTCACCTTCCTGGTGCTCGGCGGCTCGATCCTCGCTTATCTGCTCTGGTTCCATCTCCTGAAAGTGTGTGGCGCGACCGCGGCCAGCGCCTATCATTTCCTGATGCCCCCACTCGGCATGCTGTTCGCCTTTCTCGTGCTCGGCGAGCATGTCGAGGCGCGCGATCTGCTCGGGATCGTTCCGGTGGCGATCGGCATTTATCTCGTGACGCGTCCCGCCCAATCCGCAGCGATCAAGCCCGTCTCGTAA